One window from the genome of Synechococcus sp. PROS-7-1 encodes:
- the glyQ gene encoding glycine--tRNA ligase subunit alpha: protein MHFQDIISTLNRFWSEQGCLLLQPYDTEKGAGTMSPHTVLRAIGPEPWAVAYPEPCRRPTDGRYGDNPNRAQHYFQYQVLIKPSPDGIQETYLASLEALGIRAADHDIRFVEDNWESPTLGAWGVGWEVWLDGMEVTQFTYFQQCGGLDCKPVSIEITYGLERLAMYLQDVESIWDLSWNAQRSYGDIWLPFEKGQCHFNFEASNPERLKQLFAIYEAEATDLIAQNLPAPALDFVLKCSHTFNLLEARGVISVTERTATIGRIRTLARQVAEAWLAEREALGFPLLEPSAAAAAV from the coding sequence ATGCATTTTCAAGACATCATCAGCACCCTCAACCGTTTCTGGTCTGAGCAGGGATGTCTGTTGCTCCAGCCCTACGACACCGAAAAGGGGGCTGGAACCATGAGTCCGCACACTGTGCTGCGCGCTATTGGGCCTGAGCCTTGGGCTGTGGCCTATCCAGAACCCTGCCGCAGGCCGACCGACGGGCGCTATGGCGATAACCCCAACCGAGCTCAGCACTATTTCCAATACCAGGTGCTGATCAAGCCCTCCCCCGACGGCATTCAGGAGACTTATCTCGCGTCATTGGAGGCTCTGGGCATCAGGGCCGCTGATCACGACATCCGCTTTGTGGAAGACAACTGGGAGTCCCCCACCCTCGGTGCCTGGGGTGTGGGCTGGGAAGTGTGGCTGGATGGCATGGAGGTCACTCAGTTCACCTATTTCCAACAGTGCGGTGGTCTGGATTGCAAACCCGTGTCGATTGAGATCACCTACGGCCTCGAGCGCCTGGCGATGTATCTCCAGGATGTGGAGAGCATCTGGGATCTGAGCTGGAATGCCCAGCGCAGTTACGGCGATATCTGGCTTCCTTTCGAGAAGGGTCAGTGCCATTTCAACTTCGAGGCGTCCAACCCAGAGCGGCTGAAGCAGCTGTTCGCGATCTATGAAGCCGAGGCCACGGATCTGATTGCCCAGAATCTGCCCGCTCCGGCCCTGGATTTCGTGCTCAAGTGCTCGCACACCTTCAATCTCCTCGAGGCCCGTGGCGTGATCTCGGTGACCGAACGCACGGCCACCATCGGCCGGATCCGCACGCTGGCCCGCCAGGTGGCAGAAGCCTGGCTGGCTGAGCGAGAAGCGCTCGGATTTCCCCTGCTGGAGCCGAGTGCGGCGGCTGCAGCGGTCTGA
- the ubiE gene encoding bifunctional demethylmenaquinone methyltransferase/2-methoxy-6-polyprenyl-1,4-benzoquinol methylase UbiE: MRPGDPDAVEQLFNDAAPTYDRLNDLLSLGLHRQWKRQLIRHLDPRPGEVWLDLCCGTGDVALALSRRVRPGGQVVGVDAAEAPLAVARSRAGREPWLPVEFQQGDALDLDFETASVDGVVMAYGLRNLADPAAGLREIKRVLRPGGRAGLIDFNRLPSTSLAARFQRAYLRRVVVPVAEGLGLKDHYAYLEASLQRFPDGASQELLAKEAGFSRACHRAIAGGLMGLLTLRD; encoded by the coding sequence TTGAGACCAGGAGATCCAGACGCTGTTGAACAGCTGTTCAATGACGCAGCGCCGACCTACGACCGGCTGAACGACCTGCTCAGTCTCGGGTTGCATCGTCAATGGAAACGTCAGCTGATTCGTCACCTGGATCCGCGTCCGGGTGAGGTCTGGCTGGATCTCTGCTGCGGCACCGGCGATGTTGCCCTCGCTCTGTCTCGTCGGGTTCGCCCTGGAGGCCAGGTGGTTGGGGTGGATGCGGCCGAGGCGCCACTTGCGGTTGCGCGCAGTCGTGCAGGGCGCGAGCCCTGGTTGCCTGTTGAGTTCCAGCAGGGCGATGCCCTGGACCTGGATTTCGAAACCGCTTCGGTTGACGGGGTGGTGATGGCCTACGGGCTGCGCAACCTTGCTGATCCGGCGGCTGGCCTCAGAGAGATCAAACGGGTGCTTCGGCCTGGGGGCCGGGCAGGCCTCATTGATTTCAATCGTTTGCCGTCCACCTCCTTGGCGGCACGCTTTCAGCGGGCGTATCTGCGGCGTGTGGTGGTGCCTGTCGCCGAAGGGCTTGGCCTCAAAGACCATTACGCCTATCTCGAAGCCAGTTTGCAGCGCTTTCCCGATGGGGCTTCCCAGGAACTGCTGGCGAAAGAGGCAGGCTTCTCGCGTGCCTGTCATCGCGCCATTGCCGGTGGGCTGATGGGGCTTTTGACCCTGCGTGATTGA
- the hisF gene encoding imidazole glycerol phosphate synthase subunit HisF → MVALRLIPCLDVAAGRVVKGINFVGLRDAGDPVELACRYSEAGADELVFLDIAASHEGRATLVDLVRRTSEQVTIPFTVGGGIGSVEGITELLRAGADKVSLNSSAVRRPELVKEGAERFGCQCIVVAIDARRRDGGGWDVYVKGGRENTGLDAVDWAREVARHGAGEILLTSMDGDGTQAGYDLDLTRAVAQAVPVPVIASGGAGTLDHIAAALDQGPSGGQASAALLASLLHDGVLSVQEIKTDLLRRGLAIRPLEFAPDY, encoded by the coding sequence ATGGTCGCTCTCCGCCTGATTCCCTGCCTCGATGTGGCCGCTGGTCGGGTGGTGAAGGGCATCAATTTTGTGGGATTGCGCGATGCGGGAGATCCGGTTGAGCTTGCTTGCCGTTACAGCGAGGCCGGAGCCGATGAGCTGGTGTTTCTCGACATCGCGGCCAGTCACGAAGGGCGCGCCACTCTCGTAGATCTGGTGAGGCGCACGTCCGAGCAGGTCACGATTCCATTCACTGTGGGTGGAGGGATTGGCTCTGTGGAAGGCATCACGGAACTGCTGAGGGCCGGAGCCGACAAAGTCAGCCTCAATTCATCAGCGGTTCGGCGTCCTGAACTGGTGAAAGAGGGTGCGGAACGTTTCGGTTGCCAGTGCATCGTTGTGGCGATCGATGCCCGTCGGCGTGATGGCGGCGGTTGGGATGTGTACGTGAAGGGTGGTCGCGAGAACACCGGCCTTGATGCTGTGGACTGGGCCCGGGAAGTGGCCAGGCATGGAGCTGGAGAAATCCTGCTCACATCCATGGATGGGGATGGCACCCAGGCGGGATACGACCTCGACCTCACCCGTGCTGTCGCACAAGCGGTTCCGGTTCCAGTGATTGCCTCAGGTGGAGCCGGGACGCTCGATCACATTGCGGCGGCCCTCGACCAGGGGCCGAGCGGTGGACAGGCATCGGCCGCGTTGCTGGCGTCCCTGCTTCACGACGGCGTGCTGTCTGTTCAAGAGATCAAAACCGACTTGTTACGACGTGGTTTGGCAATTCGCCCCCTTGAGTTCGCTCCGGATTATTAA
- a CDS encoding DUF2862 domain-containing protein, whose protein sequence is MSQQAVTIDIGSKVRVTRVRDRIPKALVELLKSDANGTVTDFRTVDGKGIGVVVKLSDGSTNWFFEDEIAPA, encoded by the coding sequence ATGTCACAGCAGGCAGTCACCATCGACATCGGCTCCAAGGTGCGCGTCACCCGCGTTCGTGATCGCATTCCCAAAGCTCTTGTCGAACTGCTGAAATCCGATGCCAACGGCACCGTGACTGATTTTCGGACCGTGGATGGCAAAGGAATCGGTGTGGTTGTAAAGCTCAGTGATGGGTCAACCAACTGGTTCTTTGAAGATGAAATTGCTCCCGCCTGA
- the chlG gene encoding chlorophyll synthase ChlG yields MSDARQLLGMKGASGTTNIWKLRLQLMKPVTWIPLIWGVVCGAAASGHYEWRLDHFAAALACMVMSGPLLAGYTQTINDYYDREIDAINEPYRPIPSGAIPLGQVKLQIWVLLLAGLAVAYALDLWAGHSTPVLLLLALGGSFVSFIYSAPPLKLKQNGWLGNYALGASYIALPWWAGQALFGQLTWATALLTLAYSLAGLGIAVVNDFKSVEGDRALGLQSLPVAFGIRPASWISAGMIDIFQLLMVAVLIAIGQHFAAVLLVLLIVPQITFQDIWLLRDPVAYDVKYQASAQPFLVLGMLVTALAIGHSSLTPGM; encoded by the coding sequence GTGAGTGACGCCCGTCAGCTGCTCGGCATGAAAGGTGCCAGCGGCACCACCAACATCTGGAAGCTGCGCCTGCAGCTGATGAAACCCGTGACCTGGATCCCGCTGATCTGGGGTGTGGTTTGTGGTGCAGCGGCCAGCGGTCATTACGAGTGGCGCCTGGATCATTTCGCAGCAGCCCTTGCCTGCATGGTGATGAGTGGTCCCTTGCTGGCTGGCTACACCCAAACCATCAACGATTACTACGATCGCGAGATCGACGCGATCAATGAGCCTTACAGGCCGATCCCATCAGGGGCCATTCCTCTGGGCCAGGTGAAACTGCAGATCTGGGTGTTGCTGCTGGCGGGACTCGCCGTGGCCTACGCCCTGGATCTCTGGGCCGGGCATTCCACCCCGGTGCTCTTGCTGCTTGCACTGGGTGGATCCTTTGTGAGCTTCATCTATTCCGCTCCCCCCTTAAAGCTCAAGCAAAACGGCTGGCTTGGCAACTACGCCCTTGGAGCGAGCTACATCGCTCTTCCCTGGTGGGCCGGACAAGCGCTGTTCGGTCAGCTGACCTGGGCCACAGCACTGCTCACGCTGGCTTACAGCCTTGCAGGACTCGGCATCGCCGTGGTTAACGATTTCAAGAGCGTGGAAGGTGATCGTGCTCTTGGGCTCCAGTCACTTCCGGTTGCATTCGGCATTCGGCCAGCAAGCTGGATCAGCGCAGGGATGATCGATATCTTCCAGCTGTTGATGGTTGCCGTGCTGATCGCCATCGGGCAGCATTTCGCTGCTGTGCTGCTTGTGCTGCTGATCGTGCCTCAGATCACTTTCCAGGACATTTGGCTGCTACGGGACCCCGTGGCCTACGACGTGAAATATCAAGCCAGCGCCCAGCCATTCCTGGTGCTCGGCATGCTGGTGACGGCCCTGGCGATAGGCCATAGCTCACTGACCCCGGGGATGTGA
- a CDS encoding transglycosylase domain-containing protein: MTRTRRHWALIGGSAVVVGVGVALAQAAVTRAFDATLPDARGISRFNRPGTITLLSSNGGVIQKLGPATREKIEPGQMPLLVKQAFIAAEDRRFYDHDGVDLWGIGRALVRNVRQGAVREGASTITQQLARTVFLSQDRTLTRKLKEAALAYKLERQLSKEQILEQYLNYVYLGSSAYGLADAAWVYFSKTPDELNLPEAALIAGLPPAPSVYSPLVNPKLALERRSLVLDRMRQAGFITASEAEQARNSPLALKPAVPKYFNSAAPFFTSWVAQQLPRLLTPEQLEVGGLKIRTSLNLKWQKKAQAVVREFAPFDTEGSIVSMEPGTGLVRVMVGGKDFSSSQFNRATQALRSPGSTFKLFPYAAAINAGVKPEDTFVDAPRCWAGYCPKNFGNKYFGTISLADALQNSLNTVAVQLQDKVGFDAIISTANKLGIGNQRPLGKYYPMAIGAYEQTVLDMTAAYAAVANRGVYVTPSAFEEIRGPDGNVLWSRRVDGDKGRRALDSDVADAMNWMFQRVVTGGTGAAARLDDRPVAGKTGTSEGARDLWFIGSIPQLTTAVWFGYDNNNETNSNSGEAAWAWKQFMEEVKGTYQVQNFPPKPVLTRTFQPPGKAKPSGRRDEAPYQGYDFTPGPDLWAPGEEPFMGGTEPPAAPAAPQPRYVAPAGGPPVDENFRPLPVQ; this comes from the coding sequence GTGACCCGCACCCGTCGTCACTGGGCTCTGATCGGTGGCTCTGCCGTCGTGGTGGGTGTTGGTGTGGCCCTCGCCCAGGCCGCTGTCACCCGCGCCTTCGACGCCACCCTCCCCGATGCCCGCGGCATCAGTCGCTTCAACCGTCCGGGCACGATCACCCTGCTCTCCAGCAACGGTGGAGTCATCCAGAAGCTCGGACCTGCCACACGGGAAAAAATCGAGCCGGGACAGATGCCCCTGCTGGTGAAGCAGGCCTTCATCGCCGCTGAAGACCGCCGCTTCTATGACCACGACGGTGTGGATCTCTGGGGAATCGGCCGAGCCTTGGTGCGCAACGTCCGCCAGGGAGCTGTGCGCGAAGGAGCCAGCACGATCACCCAGCAGCTGGCCCGCACGGTGTTCCTGAGCCAGGACCGCACGCTCACCCGCAAGCTCAAGGAAGCGGCCCTGGCCTACAAGCTCGAACGCCAACTGAGCAAGGAGCAGATCCTTGAGCAGTACCTCAACTATGTGTATCTCGGCTCCAGCGCCTATGGCCTCGCCGATGCCGCCTGGGTGTACTTCTCCAAAACTCCCGACGAGCTCAACCTTCCAGAGGCCGCCTTGATCGCCGGCCTGCCCCCAGCGCCTTCGGTGTATTCCCCTCTGGTGAATCCGAAACTAGCCCTGGAACGGCGCAGTCTGGTGCTCGACCGCATGCGTCAGGCGGGCTTCATCACCGCAAGCGAAGCCGAGCAGGCCCGCAACAGCCCGTTGGCGCTCAAACCTGCTGTTCCCAAGTATTTCAACAGTGCAGCGCCCTTCTTCACCAGCTGGGTCGCCCAGCAACTGCCCCGCCTGCTGACCCCGGAACAGCTGGAAGTGGGTGGCCTGAAAATCCGGACCAGCCTCAATCTGAAGTGGCAGAAGAAAGCACAAGCCGTGGTGCGTGAATTTGCACCGTTCGACACCGAAGGATCGATTGTCTCGATGGAGCCGGGCACAGGTCTGGTGCGCGTGATGGTGGGAGGCAAAGACTTCAGCAGCAGCCAGTTCAACCGCGCCACCCAGGCCCTGCGCTCGCCTGGTTCCACCTTCAAGCTGTTCCCCTACGCCGCTGCAATCAATGCTGGCGTGAAACCGGAAGACACCTTCGTGGATGCCCCCCGCTGCTGGGCCGGCTACTGCCCCAAGAATTTCGGCAACAAATACTTCGGCACCATTTCCTTGGCTGACGCTCTGCAGAACTCACTGAACACCGTGGCCGTGCAACTGCAGGACAAGGTCGGGTTTGACGCGATCATCAGCACCGCCAACAAGCTGGGCATTGGCAATCAGCGCCCACTGGGCAAGTACTACCCCATGGCCATCGGGGCCTACGAGCAGACCGTTCTTGACATGACGGCCGCCTATGCCGCTGTTGCCAATCGCGGGGTGTACGTCACTCCCTCGGCATTTGAAGAAATCCGAGGCCCCGACGGCAACGTGCTCTGGAGCCGTCGCGTGGATGGCGACAAAGGACGGAGGGCCCTCGACAGCGACGTCGCTGACGCCATGAATTGGATGTTCCAACGGGTGGTGACCGGAGGAACCGGCGCCGCCGCCCGCCTGGATGACCGTCCTGTGGCCGGCAAAACCGGCACCTCGGAGGGGGCGCGGGATCTGTGGTTCATCGGATCGATTCCACAACTCACCACAGCGGTGTGGTTCGGCTACGACAACAACAACGAAACCAACAGCAACAGCGGGGAAGCGGCCTGGGCCTGGAAGCAGTTCATGGAGGAGGTGAAGGGCACTTACCAAGTGCAGAACTTCCCTCCCAAGCCCGTGCTCACACGCACGTTCCAGCCTCCCGGCAAAGCCAAACCCTCCGGGAGACGAGACGAAGCCCCATACCAGGGATACGACTTCACTCCAGGGCCTGATCTCTGGGCGCCCGGTGAAGAGCCCTTCATGGGGGGAACGGAACCGCCGGCTGCACCGGCAGCGCCGCAGCCCCGTTACGTCGCCCCAGCGGGGGGACCTCCGGTGGATGAAAATTTCAGGCCCTTGCCGGTGCAGTGA
- a CDS encoding 16S rRNA (cytosine(967)-C(5))-methyltransferase, protein MLCGLTCVSESPSRSETPGLPSRRVALEVLEAVAAGAYADVALERALRQHPLQAADRGLATELAYGAIRWRQWLDAWLDKLGKVPARKQPPRLRWLLHLGLYQVLRMERIPAAAAVNTSVELAKRGKLARLAPVVNGLLRAALRAREAGDGLVQPTDPALALAQDQSLPLWFTRDLLRWCGPTQAAQVAQACNQVPLLDLRINRLRSSPTEMAARLAERSMPTAVIPGCPDGLQVLEPAGDLRQWPGYDEGHWCVQDRAAQWVAPLLAAEAGQRVLDACAAPGGKATHLAELMGDQGEVWAVDRSAGRLQRVAANAARLGCGCINALAADAAQLLEERPQWRASFDRILLDAPCSGLGTLARHPDARWRITEASIADLVQLQAGLLDALLPLLKPGGRIVYATCTVHPAENTDQIHGWLQRHPQLVLASEQQRWPDPLGGDGFYAAVITAPARA, encoded by the coding sequence ATGCTGTGTGGCCTGACATGCGTGAGTGAGTCGCCGTCTCGATCCGAAACGCCCGGGCTGCCGTCGCGCCGTGTCGCCTTGGAGGTGCTGGAAGCTGTTGCGGCTGGGGCTTACGCCGATGTCGCCCTCGAGCGGGCACTGCGCCAGCACCCCTTGCAGGCCGCTGACCGCGGCCTGGCCACCGAATTGGCCTATGGCGCGATTCGTTGGCGTCAGTGGCTGGACGCCTGGCTCGACAAGCTTGGAAAAGTGCCAGCACGCAAACAGCCTCCACGCCTGCGCTGGCTGCTGCATCTCGGGTTGTACCAGGTGCTGCGCATGGAGCGGATCCCTGCCGCCGCTGCGGTGAATACGTCGGTGGAACTGGCCAAACGCGGCAAGCTGGCGCGCCTGGCGCCTGTGGTGAATGGTCTGCTGCGTGCAGCGCTTCGGGCCCGTGAGGCGGGCGACGGTTTGGTCCAGCCGACTGATCCTGCGCTGGCGCTGGCTCAAGACCAGTCGCTGCCGCTCTGGTTCACCCGGGATTTGTTGCGTTGGTGCGGCCCGACTCAGGCCGCTCAAGTGGCGCAGGCCTGCAATCAGGTGCCGCTTTTGGATCTGCGCATCAACCGGCTGCGCTCATCGCCAACAGAGATGGCCGCACGTCTGGCGGAACGCAGCATGCCCACGGCCGTCATCCCCGGCTGTCCGGATGGCTTGCAGGTGTTGGAACCGGCAGGGGATCTGCGTCAGTGGCCGGGGTACGACGAAGGCCATTGGTGCGTGCAGGATCGTGCGGCCCAGTGGGTGGCTCCGTTGCTGGCCGCAGAGGCAGGGCAGCGGGTGCTGGATGCCTGCGCCGCGCCCGGCGGCAAGGCCACCCATCTGGCGGAATTGATGGGTGATCAAGGTGAGGTTTGGGCCGTGGATCGCTCTGCCGGGCGCCTGCAACGGGTGGCCGCCAACGCTGCTCGACTTGGCTGTGGCTGCATCAACGCCTTGGCGGCGGATGCAGCGCAGTTGCTTGAGGAACGCCCGCAGTGGCGAGCTTCCTTTGATCGCATTCTGTTGGATGCCCCCTGTTCAGGTCTGGGCACCCTGGCCCGTCATCCTGATGCTCGCTGGCGCATCACCGAAGCTTCGATTGCAGATCTGGTGCAGCTTCAGGCCGGCCTTCTCGATGCATTACTGCCGTTACTCAAGCCTGGCGGACGCATCGTGTATGCCACCTGCACCGTCCACCCTGCCGAGAACACCGATCAGATTCATGGCTGGTTGCAGCGCCATCCCCAGCTTGTACTCGCATCTGAGCAGCAGCGCTGGCCTGATCCGCTGGGGGGAGATGGGTTTTATGCGGCCGTGATCACTGCACCGGCAAGGGCCTGA
- a CDS encoding MGMT family protein, whose translation MAKAPSCLGFDGRVYAVVALLPHGRLATYGQVADWIGAYGCARQVGWALRRLSLPSPIPWQRVVNAQGKISMSLSREGSDWIQRELLISEGIPVDDEGRLPLRRFLWEPDPLALREALGLDAVWPDMRE comes from the coding sequence ATGGCAAAGGCGCCCTCCTGCCTTGGCTTTGATGGGCGTGTTTATGCCGTCGTCGCCCTCCTTCCCCATGGACGGCTGGCGACCTACGGGCAGGTGGCTGACTGGATCGGCGCCTATGGCTGTGCGCGGCAGGTGGGTTGGGCCCTGCGCAGGCTCTCTCTTCCATCGCCCATCCCTTGGCAGCGGGTGGTGAATGCCCAAGGAAAGATTTCGATGAGCCTGAGCCGCGAGGGCTCTGATTGGATCCAGCGTGAGCTGCTGATCAGCGAAGGCATTCCCGTGGATGACGAGGGGCGGCTGCCGCTGCGCCGTTTCCTCTGGGAGCCGGATCCCTTGGCGTTGCGCGAGGCGCTAGGTCTGGATGCTGTGTGGCCTGACATGCGTGAGTGA
- a CDS encoding glycine zipper 2TM domain-containing protein has protein sequence MKRSFGTGIAVVIALATTAPAFHPPAAAAPLTVYDYDRDDVDRRYGHAGRPVRSSAAADTDTNSCVEGSVIGGLLGAGLGAALSRGNGRWIGVPVGGAAGALIGCQVDGG, from the coding sequence ATGAAGCGTTCGTTCGGCACCGGCATTGCTGTGGTGATCGCCCTGGCGACCACGGCACCTGCGTTCCATCCCCCGGCTGCGGCTGCACCCCTCACGGTGTATGACTACGACAGGGATGATGTTGATCGCCGCTATGGGCACGCAGGGCGACCGGTGCGATCCAGTGCAGCTGCCGACACTGATACCAATAGCTGCGTGGAAGGCAGCGTGATTGGCGGATTGCTGGGGGCCGGTCTGGGCGCTGCTCTGTCTCGAGGCAATGGTCGCTGGATCGGTGTGCCGGTGGGAGGCGCTGCCGGTGCCCTGATCGGCTGTCAGGTGGATGGTGGTTGA
- the trmH gene encoding tRNA (guanosine(18)-2'-O)-methyltransferase TrmH: MPLLPRRFERLRTVLNQRMADLTVLVEHVEKPHNLSAILRSCDAVGVLEAHAVSFRGRPRTFNSTAQGSQRWVPLRDHADIGSAVRHLKERGFRLYGTNLGVDARDYRDCDFTGPCAFVLGAEKWGLTEEATGLMDQAVFIPMRGMVQSLNVSVATATLLFEALRQRQAAGVAPHNGEGIPAEQYGDLLFEWAYPQVAAWCREQERSYPALSGDGEILEDLPRTARLRC; this comes from the coding sequence ATGCCCCTGCTCCCCCGCCGCTTCGAGCGCCTGCGCACCGTGCTCAATCAACGGATGGCCGACCTCACGGTTCTGGTGGAGCATGTTGAGAAACCCCACAACCTCTCGGCCATCCTGCGCAGCTGCGATGCGGTGGGTGTGCTGGAAGCCCATGCGGTGAGCTTCAGAGGCAGACCGAGAACCTTCAACAGCACTGCCCAGGGCAGTCAGCGCTGGGTTCCCCTCCGCGACCACGCCGATATCGGTTCAGCGGTGCGCCATCTCAAGGAGCGGGGTTTCCGCCTCTACGGCACCAACCTGGGCGTGGATGCTCGTGATTACCGCGACTGCGACTTCACCGGGCCCTGCGCCTTCGTGCTCGGCGCTGAGAAGTGGGGTCTAACCGAGGAGGCCACGGGCTTGATGGACCAGGCCGTATTCATCCCCATGCGGGGAATGGTGCAGTCTTTGAATGTGTCGGTGGCCACGGCCACCCTGCTGTTCGAAGCGCTGCGTCAACGGCAGGCAGCGGGCGTGGCACCGCACAACGGTGAAGGCATCCCAGCGGAGCAATACGGCGATCTGCTGTTCGAATGGGCCTATCCCCAGGTGGCCGCCTGGTGCCGAGAGCAGGAACGCAGCTATCCAGCACTGAGCGGGGATGGAGAGATCCTTGAGGATCTTCCGCGCACCGCCAGATTGCGCTGCTGA
- a CDS encoding MauE/DoxX family redox-associated membrane protein translates to MAIELGDVHLYRMSLPEHECPWGLKAIALLKSRGIAFQDHLLSSQEEVNAFKQRHNVPTTPQIFSGDKRIGGYSDLAAALGEEPESADYSYTPVVAVFGTALLMALVLGDSIIQHFMGFSICALAMLKLMDVESFAASFVKYDLITQRWRPWGKLYPGIELLIGLGFLLNSPLPLAGWAALVVGLPGMASVIKAVYVDKLALNCACVGGNTKTPLGIISFSEYAILTVMGLLVAFQLAF, encoded by the coding sequence ATGGCCATCGAACTGGGTGATGTGCATCTCTATCGCATGTCGCTGCCGGAGCATGAGTGCCCCTGGGGACTAAAGGCCATCGCGCTGCTGAAGAGCCGGGGCATCGCCTTTCAGGACCACCTGCTCAGCAGCCAAGAGGAGGTGAACGCCTTCAAGCAGCGACACAACGTGCCGACCACGCCGCAGATTTTCTCGGGCGACAAGCGCATCGGGGGCTACAGCGATCTCGCCGCTGCGTTGGGAGAAGAGCCGGAGAGCGCTGACTACTCCTACACACCCGTGGTCGCCGTGTTTGGCACGGCTCTGTTGATGGCCCTGGTGCTAGGCGACAGCATCATCCAGCACTTCATGGGCTTTTCGATCTGCGCGCTGGCGATGCTCAAGCTGATGGATGTGGAGTCGTTCGCGGCCAGCTTCGTGAAATACGACCTCATCACCCAGCGCTGGCGGCCCTGGGGAAAGCTCTATCCCGGCATTGAGCTGCTGATCGGCCTTGGATTTCTGCTCAACTCGCCCTTGCCTCTGGCCGGTTGGGCCGCGCTGGTGGTGGGTCTGCCCGGCATGGCCTCGGTGATCAAGGCGGTGTATGTCGACAAGCTCGCCCTCAACTGCGCCTGCGTGGGAGGCAACACCAAAACGCCTCTAGGGATTATCAGCTTCTCGGAATACGCCATCCTCACTGTGATGGGCTTGCTCGTGGCGTTTCAGCTGGCGTTCTGA
- a CDS encoding ABC transporter permease — MARWGLVIVAIYVLVALVTPLLLAAGVLPDPNAGLDNPIYAPPSLQHWCGTDRLGRDVCVRTLQGSGVALQVVLLAVALALVIGVPLGMVSGYLGGAVDRILVLLMDTLYTLPVLLLSVVLAFLLGRGIPNAAAALCVVYVPQYFRVVRNQTAQVKAELFVEAARTLGAGPVWILRRYLLRNVITSVPVLLTLNAADAVLVLGGLGFLGLGLPETVPEWGSDLNLALAAVPTGIWWTALYPGLAMFILVLGLSFLGEGLEAWVSSTGRDAAH; from the coding sequence ATGGCGCGCTGGGGTTTGGTGATCGTGGCGATTTATGTGCTCGTGGCCTTGGTCACCCCGCTGTTGCTGGCCGCTGGAGTGTTGCCCGACCCCAATGCCGGGCTGGACAACCCCATCTATGCACCCCCGTCCCTGCAGCACTGGTGCGGCACGGACCGGCTGGGGCGGGACGTGTGTGTGCGCACGTTGCAGGGCAGTGGGGTGGCGTTGCAGGTGGTGCTGCTGGCCGTCGCCCTTGCCCTTGTGATCGGGGTGCCCCTGGGCATGGTGAGCGGGTATCTCGGCGGCGCTGTGGACCGGATCCTGGTGTTGCTGATGGACACCCTGTACACACTGCCGGTGCTGCTGCTGTCGGTGGTGCTGGCCTTTCTGCTCGGTCGGGGCATCCCCAACGCCGCGGCAGCCCTCTGCGTGGTGTATGTACCGCAGTATTTCCGCGTGGTGCGCAATCAAACAGCCCAGGTGAAGGCGGAGTTGTTCGTGGAAGCCGCCCGCACCCTGGGGGCGGGGCCGGTCTGGATTCTGCGCCGTTATTTGCTGCGCAACGTGATCACCTCCGTTCCGGTGTTGCTCACGCTCAATGCGGCTGATGCGGTGTTGGTGCTGGGTGGCCTGGGATTTCTTGGCCTTGGTTTGCCGGAAACGGTTCCGGAATGGGGCAGTGATTTGAACCTGGCCCTGGCTGCTGTCCCCACGGGCATCTGGTGGACAGCCCTGTATCCAGGGCTGGCGATGTTCATCCTGGTGCTGGGGCTCTCCTTCCTGGGTGAAGGGTTGGAGGCTTGGGTGAGCAGCACGGGCCGAGACGCGGCACACTGA